Proteins from one Caulobacter sp. 73W genomic window:
- a CDS encoding GNAT family N-acetyltransferase, whose protein sequence is MLDPEIGDNTEMHRYELAVDGDVAVVTYNLPASGLMITETIVPVSLEGKGLASRLAKHVIADAKQRGLVILPVCPFFSSYLQKHPEHADAVHPTYRGILGI, encoded by the coding sequence ATGCTGGATCCAGAAATCGGCGACAACACCGAGATGCACCGTTACGAACTCGCCGTTGACGGCGATGTCGCGGTGGTCACCTACAATCTTCCGGCGTCCGGCCTGATGATCACCGAGACGATCGTTCCAGTAAGCCTCGAGGGCAAAGGGCTGGCCAGTCGGCTGGCCAAGCACGTGATCGCCGACGCCAAGCAACGGGGGCTGGTCATCCTGCCGGTCTGCCCCTTCTTCTCGTCCTATCTGCAAAAGCACCCCGAGCACGCCGACGCGGTTCACCCCACCTATCGCGGCATCCTCGGAATCTAG
- a CDS encoding OsmC family protein, producing the protein MAAFRARAVATETGQSTYAVRIAVGGHVLTGDEAVDAGGGGLGPSPFELLSAALAECTAMTMRWYAQQQGWSVEGIEVAVDYGKKVLAGAASPVDAFEKTISIQAPDLTDEQRTRLLNVAAKCPVQRTLESVPMITTLVAPTPGRISDHR; encoded by the coding sequence ATGGCTGCGTTCAGAGCAAGAGCCGTCGCAACCGAGACCGGCCAGAGCACGTACGCGGTGCGTATAGCGGTCGGCGGGCACGTGCTGACCGGGGACGAGGCCGTGGACGCCGGAGGCGGCGGACTTGGCCCTTCGCCCTTCGAGCTGCTGTCCGCGGCCCTGGCCGAATGCACGGCGATGACCATGCGATGGTACGCCCAGCAGCAGGGGTGGTCGGTGGAGGGGATCGAGGTGGCGGTCGACTACGGCAAGAAGGTGCTCGCAGGCGCCGCATCGCCGGTCGACGCGTTCGAAAAGACCATATCGATACAGGCTCCCGATCTGACCGATGAGCAGCGCACGCGACTGCTGAATGTCGCGGCCAAGTGCCCGGTGCAGCGCACCCTTGAAAGCGTCCCGATGATCACGACGCTCGTGGCGCCGACGCCAGGCCGGATTTCCGATCACCGCTGA
- a CDS encoding GSU2403 family nucleotidyltransferase fold protein — MADAISPSLTTLFAELLQQVETAPEAGSVYRRISDSGEYLYAKVKVGSGRIDRFVGKAGDPAAELQANALTAGAQLAKERRKLVGMLKGQGRLAAPDRTMGLILDVLAQAGLFKSGAVLVGTAAYLVSEPLVGHRLPSPTLMTGDLDLATATVAICSTPPERLEDILRRADDTFEGIPQVDPKAPPSRYRNSAGYLVDLLTPTRTRDDTNPVRLRGLDAGAAPLQYLAWLIADAVPAVALSGPGILVQVPQPARFAVHKLILAQRRDAANRIKRTKDLQQAKAIIQALRAQDPYGLEDALADAFAQGETGWAQPIKRSLQELGL; from the coding sequence ATGGCCGACGCGATATCGCCTTCCCTTACGACACTTTTCGCTGAGCTACTCCAACAGGTCGAAACCGCCCCGGAAGCAGGGTCGGTCTATAGACGAATATCGGATAGCGGAGAGTACCTCTACGCGAAAGTCAAAGTGGGATCGGGCCGCATCGACCGCTTCGTTGGTAAAGCGGGCGATCCCGCAGCTGAATTGCAAGCAAACGCTTTAACTGCGGGAGCCCAACTCGCAAAGGAACGGCGAAAGCTAGTCGGTATGCTCAAGGGGCAAGGTAGACTGGCCGCGCCCGACCGCACCATGGGGCTGATACTAGATGTTCTCGCACAAGCGGGGCTCTTCAAGTCTGGCGCCGTTCTCGTTGGGACTGCGGCCTATCTCGTGAGCGAGCCGTTGGTCGGCCATCGATTGCCATCACCCACATTGATGACCGGCGATCTAGATCTCGCCACGGCGACCGTCGCCATCTGCTCGACGCCGCCGGAGCGGCTGGAGGATATCTTGCGCCGTGCGGACGACACTTTCGAAGGCATCCCTCAGGTCGATCCTAAGGCGCCGCCATCGCGCTACCGTAACTCGGCCGGCTATCTCGTCGATCTACTCACACCTACCCGAACGCGAGATGATACCAATCCGGTGCGCTTGCGCGGTCTGGATGCAGGAGCAGCGCCGTTGCAGTACCTTGCATGGTTGATTGCGGATGCAGTTCCGGCGGTGGCGCTCTCGGGCCCCGGCATACTCGTGCAGGTTCCTCAACCGGCACGCTTCGCCGTCCACAAGCTCATTCTGGCCCAACGAAGGGACGCCGCCAATCGCATCAAGCGTACGAAGGATCTTCAGCAGGCTAAGGCCATAATCCAAGCCCTCAGAGCGCAAGACCCGTACGGGCTCGAAGACGCGCTGGCCGATGCATTCGCGCAAGGTGAAACCGGTTGGGCGCAACCTATCAAGCGTTCGCTGCAAGAACTTGGTCTTTGA
- a CDS encoding hydrolase, giving the protein MTLRNGLNSLLRPEDSVLVLIDHQPYQLANLNSHDPQAVVNNTTALAKAAKAFGVPTILTSVIAERGGLLFPHITDVFPDQAVIDRTFINTWEDQIVVDAVKATGRKQLIIAGLWTEICVAMPAIQAAGEGWDVTVITDASGGTSVEAHAVAIQRMIAAGVNMMTWLALAAEWQRDWARTEHAGELVEILKYHAGGSGIAYFWEQQLLNTPAPSAQGAGV; this is encoded by the coding sequence ATGACCTTGCGCAACGGCCTCAACTCGCTCCTTCGACCGGAAGACTCCGTTCTGGTGCTGATCGACCATCAGCCTTATCAGCTCGCCAATCTGAACAGTCATGATCCGCAGGCGGTCGTGAACAACACCACCGCCCTGGCCAAGGCCGCCAAGGCGTTCGGTGTGCCCACCATCCTGACGAGCGTCATCGCCGAACGCGGCGGTCTGCTCTTTCCGCACATCACCGACGTCTTTCCAGATCAGGCCGTGATCGACCGCACCTTCATCAACACCTGGGAGGACCAGATCGTCGTTGACGCCGTAAAGGCGACAGGCCGCAAGCAGCTGATCATCGCCGGCCTCTGGACCGAAATCTGCGTCGCCATGCCGGCGATCCAGGCCGCGGGCGAGGGCTGGGACGTCACCGTAATCACCGATGCGTCCGGCGGCACGTCCGTGGAGGCTCACGCAGTGGCCATCCAGCGCATGATCGCCGCTGGGGTCAACATGATGACCTGGCTGGCGCTGGCGGCCGAATGGCAGCGTGACTGGGCCCGCACCGAGCACGCCGGCGAGCTGGTGGAGATCCTCAAGTATCACGCCGGCGGCAGCGGCATCGCCTACTTCTGGGAGCAGCAGCTCCTCAACACGCCGGCCCCGAGCGCCCAAGGCGCAGGCGTCTGA
- a CDS encoding OsmC family protein, producing the protein MKAERGAAATTHDQHELLLGKATARIAQVRYAVTIEMGPHVLVADEPKSLGGQDAGPAPFSILAAALGACTSATLKMYAERKQWPLTSLKVALRYLRSPQGVDRIERRLTIEGLNDEQCAKLADVAERTPVTLAIKGGVAIDTSLTSADS; encoded by the coding sequence ATGAAAGCGGAACGGGGAGCGGCGGCCACCACCCACGATCAGCACGAGCTTCTCCTGGGAAAGGCGACGGCGCGGATCGCGCAGGTGCGGTACGCCGTCACCATAGAGATGGGACCCCATGTCCTCGTCGCCGATGAGCCAAAATCCCTCGGAGGGCAGGATGCAGGGCCCGCGCCCTTCAGCATCCTCGCGGCCGCGCTTGGAGCCTGCACTTCAGCGACGCTGAAGATGTACGCCGAGCGCAAGCAATGGCCGCTCACATCGCTGAAAGTGGCTCTGCGCTATCTTCGGTCACCACAGGGCGTCGATCGTATCGAACGCCGCCTGACCATCGAGGGGTTGAATGACGAGCAGTGCGCAAAGCTCGCCGACGTCGCGGAGCGAACGCCCGTGACGCTCGCCATCAAGGGCGGGGTCGCAATCGACACCAGCCTGACCTCGGCAGACTCTTGA
- a CDS encoding LysR family transcriptional regulator has product MDIDDLRTFVEVADAGGVSEAARRLGVAKSIVSRRLFRLESELGSQLLARTTRGTVLTEAGATFRDYAARISAEADVAMEAISPKGELRGRLRISAPLTFGPTHFAPALAEMARRHPQLSIHTCYTDRNVDLVSEGYDCAIRVGYLQDSNLIAKRIAPILGKLVASPDYIARRGAPRRPEELVDHEALMQGTEAWHFMDGDRIVSVHPQGRFKADNGTALVAAAVAGIGLAYVPDEFTNEHVASGALVAVMTDYPPPPAAAYVLRPAGQHPARKIRVLTELLIECCNPPKT; this is encoded by the coding sequence ATGGATATCGACGACCTGCGCACCTTCGTCGAAGTGGCTGACGCCGGGGGCGTCTCGGAGGCCGCGCGGCGGCTGGGCGTCGCAAAATCGATCGTCAGCCGCAGGCTCTTTCGGCTGGAAAGCGAACTGGGGTCTCAGCTTCTGGCACGCACCACCAGAGGCACGGTGCTTACCGAAGCTGGAGCCACCTTTCGCGATTACGCGGCCCGGATCAGCGCGGAGGCCGATGTCGCCATGGAGGCGATCTCGCCGAAGGGAGAACTTCGGGGGCGGCTGCGCATTTCGGCGCCCCTCACCTTTGGCCCCACCCATTTTGCGCCGGCGCTCGCGGAGATGGCTCGCCGACACCCGCAGCTGAGCATCCACACCTGTTACACGGACCGGAACGTCGATCTGGTTTCTGAAGGCTACGATTGCGCGATCCGGGTCGGCTACCTTCAGGACTCCAACCTGATCGCCAAGCGCATCGCCCCCATCCTCGGCAAGCTCGTGGCGAGCCCGGACTATATCGCGCGGCGCGGCGCGCCGCGCCGGCCTGAGGAGCTCGTCGACCATGAAGCCCTCATGCAGGGAACCGAAGCGTGGCACTTCATGGATGGCGACAGGATCGTCTCCGTTCACCCTCAAGGCCGCTTCAAGGCCGATAATGGCACCGCGCTCGTGGCCGCGGCGGTCGCCGGGATCGGACTTGCCTATGTGCCGGACGAGTTCACCAACGAACACGTGGCGTCAGGGGCGCTCGTTGCGGTCATGACGGACTATCCGCCGCCGCCTGCCGCCGCCTACGTGCTTCGGCCCGCGGGCCAGCATCCAGCCAGGAAGATCCGGGTTCTCACCGAACTGCTGATCGAATGCTGCAACCCGCCCAAGACGTGA
- a CDS encoding SDR family NAD(P)-dependent oxidoreductase, whose product MPDRVAAATPPMARRQGAWIGRIFEGDDMIDLSGKRALVTGGSRGIGAAIALGLARSGADVAFTYQNSAEKAGVVVKSIEQVGRRALAIQADSADPEAISRSVSEAVAALGGLDILINSAAVGLSGMIADIDPDVYQTMMDVNVRAPVLFAKAVIPHLSEGGRIISIGSGLGEKVPFPGVTAYAMSKAALTALTRGLSRELGPQGVTVNLVQPGSTDTDANPADGEGADFQRSLTSLGRFGQPHEVANAVVFLASPAASAITGAVLNVDGGALV is encoded by the coding sequence ATGCCGGATCGCGTCGCTGCGGCCACGCCGCCTATGGCGCGTCGGCAAGGCGCCTGGATCGGCAGGATTTTCGAGGGTGATGACATGATTGATTTGAGCGGGAAGCGAGCCTTGGTCACGGGCGGGTCGCGAGGCATCGGAGCCGCGATTGCGCTGGGACTCGCAAGGAGCGGCGCTGATGTCGCATTCACCTATCAAAACTCGGCCGAGAAGGCGGGTGTGGTGGTCAAGTCCATCGAGCAGGTGGGCCGCCGCGCCCTCGCCATTCAAGCCGATAGCGCTGACCCAGAGGCTATCAGCCGGTCGGTAAGCGAAGCCGTCGCCGCACTCGGCGGGCTCGATATCCTGATCAATAGCGCCGCGGTCGGCTTGAGCGGCATGATCGCCGATATCGATCCCGACGTTTACCAGACCATGATGGACGTCAACGTCCGGGCGCCCGTTCTCTTCGCGAAGGCCGTCATTCCCCATCTGTCGGAGGGCGGGCGCATCATCTCCATCGGATCGGGCCTGGGCGAGAAGGTCCCGTTCCCCGGCGTGACGGCCTATGCGATGTCGAAGGCGGCTCTGACCGCGCTCACCCGCGGTCTCTCACGCGAACTTGGTCCCCAGGGCGTCACCGTCAATCTGGTGCAGCCCGGCTCGACCGACACCGACGCCAACCCCGCGGACGGGGAGGGCGCAGACTTCCAGCGAAGCCTGACGTCCTTAGGTCGATTTGGCCAACCGCACGAAGTCGCCAACGCCGTGGTCTTCTTGGCCAGTCCCGCCGCCAGCGCGATCACCGGCGCGGTGCTCAATGTCGACGGCGGAGCCCTGGTCTAA
- a CDS encoding pirin family protein, with amino-acid sequence MIEMVIDQRRRSLGGGLEVGRVLPFAKRRMVGPFIFFDHIGPVEIGAGVSRDVDVRAHPHIGLSTVTYLFSGEMMHRDSLGCDQVVRPREVNWMTAGSGVTHSERLEKARAFGDHLHGIQAWVALPTADEETDPSFAHYEGAELPAWSTSGVSGHLIAGSAYGLTAAARTHSPLFYAHLDLEAGAAAEVPAGYSERAVYVASGEVEIGDQRLASGQMAILDHRASSLRATRPSTVMLLGGEPVGERFLYWNFVSSSQDRLRQAGEDWKAGRMKLPVGDDQEFTPLPDEARMTPSVTR; translated from the coding sequence ATGATTGAAATGGTGATCGACCAGCGGCGGCGCAGCCTCGGCGGCGGCTTGGAGGTCGGCCGCGTCCTTCCGTTCGCAAAGCGACGGATGGTCGGGCCCTTCATCTTCTTCGACCATATCGGTCCGGTCGAGATCGGCGCCGGCGTCAGCCGTGATGTGGATGTGCGCGCCCACCCGCACATCGGGCTGTCGACCGTCACTTACCTCTTCTCAGGCGAGATGATGCACCGCGACAGCCTGGGCTGTGACCAGGTCGTGCGCCCGCGAGAGGTCAACTGGATGACCGCCGGCAGCGGCGTCACCCATAGCGAGCGCCTGGAGAAGGCGCGCGCTTTTGGCGATCACCTGCACGGCATCCAGGCTTGGGTCGCCCTGCCGACCGCCGACGAGGAGACCGATCCAAGCTTCGCTCACTACGAAGGCGCAGAACTGCCAGCCTGGTCGACGAGCGGCGTCAGCGGCCACCTGATCGCGGGGTCGGCTTACGGCCTGACCGCCGCGGCAAGGACGCACTCGCCCCTCTTTTACGCGCACCTTGATCTTGAGGCGGGCGCCGCCGCCGAAGTCCCCGCCGGATACAGCGAGCGGGCCGTCTATGTCGCCAGCGGGGAGGTCGAGATCGGCGATCAGCGCCTGGCCTCCGGTCAGATGGCGATCCTGGATCACCGGGCTTCGTCGCTGAGGGCGACAAGGCCTTCCACGGTAATGCTGTTGGGCGGCGAGCCTGTCGGTGAGCGGTTCCTCTATTGGAACTTCGTGTCATCTTCCCAGGATCGACTACGACAGGCTGGTGAAGACTGGAAGGCTGGACGCATGAAGCTTCCCGTCGGCGATGACCAGGAGTTCACGCCGCTGCCGGATGAAGCGCGGATGACACCTTCGGTGACCCGATGA
- a CDS encoding pirin family protein — MRQMDEIYAIPPLGPGFGGDRHKAALVVEPGDLPSTDPFFLMADDNITTGGPFGEAHPHAGLETVTFMLAGSMEDSTGILEAGDVEWMTAGSGIVHNEGAIVSTGMRLFQLWLILPESERNMAPRVQILKRDAMPVQRELGVVARVYSGRSGDIEATTRNAAPVTLVDARLDPGAIFEQALPAAYNTFIVVLEGEVLAGGDASPVRAGFVAWSHPVAAAGESRLRLTGGPSGARILLYAGQPQNIDVVARGPFIAGSADELAGYYRSYRHGAFPHAGDLISN; from the coding sequence ATGCGCCAGATGGACGAAATCTACGCCATTCCGCCCCTGGGGCCAGGCTTTGGCGGAGATCGGCACAAGGCCGCCCTGGTCGTCGAACCTGGCGACCTGCCGTCGACCGACCCCTTCTTCCTCATGGCTGACGACAATATCACCACGGGCGGCCCGTTCGGCGAAGCCCATCCCCACGCAGGCCTCGAGACCGTCACCTTCATGCTCGCCGGCTCCATGGAAGACAGCACCGGGATCCTGGAGGCGGGGGACGTGGAGTGGATGACGGCGGGCAGCGGCATAGTGCACAACGAGGGCGCTATCGTCTCGACGGGCATGCGCCTCTTTCAGCTCTGGCTGATCCTGCCCGAGAGCGAACGCAACATGGCTCCGCGGGTGCAGATCCTCAAGCGCGACGCGATGCCCGTCCAGCGGGAGTTGGGCGTGGTTGCGAGAGTCTACAGCGGCCGCTCGGGGGATATCGAGGCGACGACCAGGAATGCCGCGCCCGTGACCCTCGTCGACGCCCGACTGGATCCTGGCGCCATCTTCGAACAGGCTCTTCCCGCCGCCTACAACACCTTCATCGTCGTGCTGGAGGGCGAAGTTCTGGCTGGCGGCGACGCATCGCCTGTGCGCGCCGGGTTCGTCGCCTGGTCCCATCCGGTGGCCGCCGCAGGCGAAAGCCGGCTGCGGCTGACGGGCGGTCCCTCAGGCGCTCGGATCCTCCTCTATGCAGGGCAGCCACAGAATATCGACGTGGTCGCCCGCGGCCCGTTCATCGCCGGCTCGGCCGATGAGCTGGCGGGCTACTATCGCAGCTACCGCCACGGAGCGTTTCCGCACGCCGGGGACCTGATCTCAAACTGA